The Microbacterium sp. zg-Y1090 sequence GAACGCGCAGATGTGGTACAACACCACCCGCGACTTCCAGACCTTCTCGGAGCCGCAGGTCTGGCAGAACCCCGCTCCCCAGTCGCGTATCGACACGACCGCCATCAAGGTCGATGACACCTACTATCGGGTGACCAAGAACGAGGCGGGCAACGCCGGGTCGGACATCTTCTCGGAGAAGAACGCGGACTTCCTCGACAGCGACATCTCCGCGTGGGAGCTGGTGGCCCCCGCGCTGGGACGCACGACCTGGCAGCCGGACGCCGGCTACGAGGGTCCGGTGATCTTCGAGGCGAACCCCGGTGACACGGCGTGCCCCGGCCAGTTCTACCTGTGGGGTGACCGCTACACCAACGGCGGCGGATACCAGGCGGCGTGCGAGGCGGACATCGAGGCGCAGACCTGGAACCCCAAGACCATCACGATGACCAACGCGGGCGTGCCGCGGCCGCGGCACGGGACGGTCATCCCGCTGACGCTGCGCGAGTGGAACAACATCCGAGGCATCGCGAACGAAGACGTCGACACGACGACGGAACTGGTCGTGGCGGATGCCGTCGAGGGGGAGGCCGCGGTCGCCACCGCGACGGTCACCGCGTCGGACGGCTTCCAGACCGGAGGTCAGGTGCGGTTCTCGGTGGGCGACTGGTCCGCAGAGGCGTACCTCGAGGACGGCAGCGCGTCGGTGACGCTCCCGGCCGACCTCGCCGCCGGCGCCTCCGAGGTGACGGCGCAGTTCCTCGGCCATGAGATCCTGCGTGCGTCACAGGCGCAGGTGGACTTCGAGGTCACTCCGGCGGTGCCGGCGGCGGTGACCGTCAGCGAGCGCTGCGCGGCGGGGAAGCTGCTGCTCACCGTTCGCGTCGAGAACGCCGGGGAGCAGGAGATGTCGGCGCGTGTCGAATCCGACTTCGGCGCGAAGACCTTCGCGTCGGTGGCGGCAGGCGCGGGCGCGACGCACGCCTTCACCACGCGGCAGGCTGCGGTGCCGGCGGGCGCGGTCACGGTGACCGTCACCGCGGAGACCTCGGGCGGGCCGCGGGAGTCGGTGTACGAGACCGAATACGGGGCACTGTCCTGCGGGCGGTGATGCCCACGGGTGGGGGCTGTCCTCCGGCCCCCACCCGCTCGGCCCGTCCGACCGGACGAGCCCCCCGAACGTCTCGCGGTGATCGACCGCTCGACACGGCGAAGGAGCCGACATGTCCCACGACGCAGCCGCCGATGCGCGCGGCGCAGCCTCCCGGCGCACGGGGGTCCGCAACGGGAGGACCGCTCTCACGGCGCTGCTCACGGTGTGCGCCGTGATCGGCGTGGTCCTCGCTCCGTCGGGGGAGAAGGCCCAGGCCGCCCCCGAGTGGGAGCCGGATCCCTCCTACACCTCCACGGACGACGGCGACGGCACCTACCGCGTGCCCCTGCTCAACTCCGACGTCCCCGACGTGTCGGTCGAGCGCCTCCCCGCCGATCAGAACGCGGAGGGGCGTGACATCTACTACATGATCAGCACCACGATGCACCTGAGCCCCGGCGCACCCATCATGAAGTCGTACGACCTGGTGAACTGGGAGATCGTCAACTACGTCTTCGACCGCGCCGACATCAGCGACTCCTTCTCGCTGCGCAACGGCGAGACCTCGTACGGCCAGGGTCAGTGGGCGTCGTCGCTGCGCCACCACGACGGCAAATGGTACGTCGCGTTCAACACGAACAACCTCGGCGGGTCGTATCTCTACGTCACCGAGGACATCGACGCGGGGCGGTGGGAGCGCATTCCGCTCGGCCGCTCGTACCACGACCCGTCGCTGTTCTTCGATGTGGACGGCACGCCGTACATCTTCTACGGCTCGGGGTCGACCAGCGCGGTCAAGCTCAGCGCGGACTTCTCCGAGGTGCTCGGCGAGTATCCGCAGATCATCCGGCCCGGCGACTACCCCGGTGCCCCCGTCGGCGGGCTGTTCGAAGGGGCGCAGGTCACCTTCATCGACGGGCAGTACTACATCGTGATCATCACCTGGCCGCCCGGGCAGGGCCGGCAGGTGGTGCTGTTCCGCTCCGACGAGCTGCTGGGCCGCTACGCGACCGAGGACGGCAGCAACCCGTACGAGGCGCGCGGCGTCCTCAACTCCAACGGCTTCGCGCAGGGCAGCCTCGTCCCCATCGAGCAGGACGGCGACCTGACCTACTGGGGCATGTTCTTCCGTGACACCTTCCCCATCGGCCGCATCCCGGCGCTCATCCCGGCCACCTGGGGTGCGGACGGATGGCCGACCTTCGGCAACGCCGGCAGCGTCCCGGTGAACGGGTCGTTCGCCAAGCCCATCCGGTTGAGCGAGGCGGAGGAGCGGCTGGAGCGGCAGAAGAGCATCGTGGCATCCGACGACTTCGCCAACGACGCCCCGCACCGCGCATACATGGACGAGGAATGGGCCATCCCGCCCGAGGCGGACTCCGCGCCCGATCGCGAGTATCCGCACCCGGACGAGGTCGCACCGAACGGGTCGCGACTGGCGATGCAGTGGCAGTGGAACCACGCCCCCGACAACCGGTACTGGTCGCTCACCGAACGCGAGGGCTGGCTCACGCTCACCAACGGCCGAGTCGTCACGGGGGAGTTCCGGCACACCAAGCTCGCCGCAGACGACGAGCTGGCCTGGCTCGAGGAGGCGCGCAACACCCTGACCCAGCGCACGTTCGGACCGAGCCAGTCGGCCGAGACGAAGCTCGACATCTCCGGGATGAAGGACGGCGACGTGGCGGGTCTCGCCGCCTTCGGCCGCAACTTCTCCTACGTGGGCGTCAAGCGTGAAAGCGGCGCGACCACGGTCGGAGTGGTCAACCGCGTCGCCCCTTTCACCGCCGACATCGACCAGCGCGCGGTGGAGGAGTTCCTGCCCGGTACCACGGTGGACCTCGGCGACGCCACGGAGATCCACCTCAAGGCGGACCTCGACTTCGCCGCCCCCGCCGGTCAGCTCTGGACGAGCTTCCTCTACAGCTTCGACGGCGTGGAGTGGAACGAGCTCGGCGGTCGCGTCGGCCCCCAGACGCTCGACGGAACGCTCACGCACTTCATGGGTCACCGGATCGGCCTGTTCACCTACGCGACGCAGCAAGCGGGCGGCCGGGTCGACGTCGACCACTTCCTGCTCAGCGACGTGCGGACCGCCCAGAACCTCCCCCTCGACACCGGCCAGCTCGACGCGGCGATCAGCCACGCGCGCACGCTCTCCGAGGCGGCCTACCCCGCGGATGCCTGGACTGCCATGCAGGCGGCGCTGGCATCGGCCGAAGCCGCTCGAGCTGGGAGCCTCGGCACCCAGAACCAGATCGACGCCCCCGCTCGCGCACTCGGTCTCGAGCTTGCGCGGCTGGGTGTGATCGAGGCCGGGCAGCCGCAACTCGCCGTCACGGTCTCGGCGTCGTGGCGGTGCCTGGCAGGAAAGGCCCTGCTGACGGTGCGCGTCGACAACCGCGAGGACGTCCCCGTGACCGTCGCGCTGTCGTCGGACTACGCGGACAAGACGCTCACCGTGGCACCCGGCGGCTCCGCCGCGCACGCCTTCTCGACGCGTGAGGCATCGCCCCCGGCGGGCTCCCTCATCGCGAACACGACCGCGATCGTCGACGGAGAGGAGGTGTCGACGCGGGCCGTCACACCCTACGCCGGCCATTCGTGCCGGTGAGCAGCCCGCCGCGCGGGCATCGGATCAACACGACAGACAAAGGAGAGGTCTTTGCGTACACGCAGTGACAGGCGATCACCGATGAGGGTGATCGCGATGACAGCGGCCGGAGTGCTGCTGGCAGCCGGACTCGCCGTCGGCAGCCCGGTGCACGCCGCCGACGAGGAGCTCATCGTCAACGGTGGCTTCGAGGACGGTCTGCAGGGGTGGTTCGCGAACAACGGCAATGCCGCCGACGGGGCCACGCTCACCCTCACCGACGATGCATCCACCGGCGCACAGGCCGTTCGGGTCACCGACAGGACGACGACGGGCTCGGGTCCCATGCAGGATCTGTCCGGCAAGCTGCAGGCCGGGGAGACCTACACCGTCACGGCGCGGGTGAAGTACGACGATCCCGCCAGCCCCGCGACGAAGCAGTTCTTCATCACGATGCACTACGGCGGCGGCAGCTACACCAACCTCGGCACCACCACCCCCGCACGGGGCGAGTGGGGCTCGATCAACGCCACCTTCACGATCCCCGCAGATCAGAACGCCTCGACGGCACGGATCTTCGTGGAGACCCCCTGGACGCAGGACCCGCAGTCGGCGCCCGATGTGCACCTCATGGACTTCACCGTCGACGACGTCTCGCTGGTCGGCAGCGCGCCGCCCCCGCCGGCATCCAAGACGATCGAGGTCGTCGGCAAGCTTCCCGGCGACCACAACCCGCTGATCGGCCACAAGTTCGGCGCCGACGGCTACGGGTTCGCCCACGACGGGCGTGTGTACATGTACATGACCAACGACACGCAGGGGTACGCCCCCGACCCCGTGACGGGGGTGTCGCGTCAGATCAACTACGGCGACATCAACCAGATCACGCTGATCTCGACCACCGACATGGTCAACTGGGTCGACCACGGTGAGATCCCCGTCGCCGGCCCCAACGGCGTGGCGCCCTATACGGGCAACTCCTGGGCTCCCGGCATGGCGAGCAACGTCGTCGACGGCGAGGAGAAGTTCTTCCTTTACTACGCCAACGGCGGCGGGTCGAGCAACGTGATCGTGGGCGACTCGCCTTTCGGCCCGTGGTCCAACGAGCGCACGAGCCCGCTGATCACCTCGGCGACGCCGGGTGCGGCCGGCGTGAGCTGGCTCTTCGACCCGGCTCCGCTGGTGGACGACGACGGGCGATCGTATCTGTACTTCGGCGGCGGCCCGGCTTCGACGGCCTTCCCGCCCGCAGAGCGGTACAACAACCCGAAGAACCTGCGCGTCATCGAGCTGGGCGACGACATGGTCTCCACCCAGGGCACCGCCGCAGTGGTGGATGCCCCGGTGGCGTTCGAGGCTGCCCAGGTGTTCAAGCGCGGGGACACCTACTACCTGTCCTACTCGTCGCACTTCGGC is a genomic window containing:
- a CDS encoding family 43 glycosylhydrolase yields the protein MTAAGVLLAAGLAVGSPVHAADEELIVNGGFEDGLQGWFANNGNAADGATLTLTDDASTGAQAVRVTDRTTTGSGPMQDLSGKLQAGETYTVTARVKYDDPASPATKQFFITMHYGGGSYTNLGTTTPARGEWGSINATFTIPADQNASTARIFVETPWTQDPQSAPDVHLMDFTVDDVSLVGSAPPPPASKTIEVVGKLPGDHNPLIGHKFGADGYGFAHDGRVYMYMTNDTQGYAPDPVTGVSRQINYGDINQITLISTTDMVNWVDHGEIPVAGPNGVAPYTGNSWAPGMASNVVDGEEKFFLYYANGGGSSNVIVGDSPFGPWSNERTSPLITSATPGAAGVSWLFDPAPLVDDDGRSYLYFGGGPASTAFPPAERYNNPKNLRVIELGDDMVSTQGTAAVVDAPVAFEAAQVFKRGDTYYLSYSSHFGGNDFGGNQTPLPGYPGGGQIGYMMSDDPMSWPKETYAGVMFPNQSQFFGAGTGGNNHQSVFEYEGKFYFTYHAPTLNKRITGDTTQGYRSPHIQELTFREDGTVNQVVGTYAGAEQVRDFDPYRTFEAETLGWSKGIATAKIADGSSEFGETAPNLAVTDIDDGDWTALSSVAFGDEGARSVTVGVKPLQDGGRIDVRAGGADGEILGTIPVDGPLGEWTQLTAELDAAVGTHDVFFTYAGPEGDLFELDSWSFEQAGAAPALDVTAVASVRCVAGKAAVTVQVVNEDEVPVAVRLDSDFASKSFAAVAPGASVAHTFTTRQGSVPDGEVTAAATATVDGEAVAADLRVPYSARSCQ
- a CDS encoding glycoside hydrolase family 43 protein; this translates as MSHDAAADARGAASRRTGVRNGRTALTALLTVCAVIGVVLAPSGEKAQAAPEWEPDPSYTSTDDGDGTYRVPLLNSDVPDVSVERLPADQNAEGRDIYYMISTTMHLSPGAPIMKSYDLVNWEIVNYVFDRADISDSFSLRNGETSYGQGQWASSLRHHDGKWYVAFNTNNLGGSYLYVTEDIDAGRWERIPLGRSYHDPSLFFDVDGTPYIFYGSGSTSAVKLSADFSEVLGEYPQIIRPGDYPGAPVGGLFEGAQVTFIDGQYYIVIITWPPGQGRQVVLFRSDELLGRYATEDGSNPYEARGVLNSNGFAQGSLVPIEQDGDLTYWGMFFRDTFPIGRIPALIPATWGADGWPTFGNAGSVPVNGSFAKPIRLSEAEERLERQKSIVASDDFANDAPHRAYMDEEWAIPPEADSAPDREYPHPDEVAPNGSRLAMQWQWNHAPDNRYWSLTEREGWLTLTNGRVVTGEFRHTKLAADDELAWLEEARNTLTQRTFGPSQSAETKLDISGMKDGDVAGLAAFGRNFSYVGVKRESGATTVGVVNRVAPFTADIDQRAVEEFLPGTTVDLGDATEIHLKADLDFAAPAGQLWTSFLYSFDGVEWNELGGRVGPQTLDGTLTHFMGHRIGLFTYATQQAGGRVDVDHFLLSDVRTAQNLPLDTGQLDAAISHARTLSEAAYPADAWTAMQAALASAEAARAGSLGTQNQIDAPARALGLELARLGVIEAGQPQLAVTVSASWRCLAGKALLTVRVDNREDVPVTVALSSDYADKTLTVAPGGSAAHAFSTREASPPAGSLIANTTAIVDGEEVSTRAVTPYAGHSCR